From Armatimonadota bacterium, one genomic window encodes:
- a CDS encoding FAD-binding oxidoreductase, with amino-acid sequence MYRCQPGRFSRHNLSMDRVETLICGAGIAGVAIAYELAVIRGRHNILIVDPEPPLSVTSDKSTECYRDHWPDPAMRRLMSRSIERMEELDAKTGHRFRLNRNGYLYVAYTDEGAAQLEGSNLSTDVYKFCGEFPYLKSNPKAFLKVERAGWLTAQQLGAYLLEAARERGTRTLRDRAVSIDGRQCRLESGQEIQFDRFVNAAGSKFVDVCKFVDQNYDIEREWHRKFAIRHSGVPRDAPLIILADPIRLDWSQETKIELRNDPRTRPLTETLPSGAHFRPEGDDWLLLLWSIGVEVDEQLHYEATLRACSRLLPSLESLIERPPKPVIDGGYYVQALDNRPVLGEIEPGFYAMGAFSGYGIMAALGAAEIVANDMLGLGHDLDFSPTRLPGLKPGGDHGQL; translated from the coding sequence GTGTACAGATGTCAACCTGGGCGATTTAGCCGCCATAATCTGAGCATGGATCGAGTGGAAACGCTGATCTGCGGCGCGGGCATCGCAGGCGTTGCGATTGCTTACGAATTGGCCGTCATTCGTGGGCGGCATAACATCCTGATCGTTGATCCCGAACCGCCCTTAAGCGTTACGAGCGACAAATCGACCGAGTGTTATCGCGACCATTGGCCCGATCCCGCGATGAGGCGATTGATGAGCCGCAGCATCGAGCGAATGGAAGAACTGGACGCGAAAACTGGACATCGTTTTCGATTGAACCGCAACGGCTACCTATACGTCGCCTATACGGATGAAGGGGCCGCCCAACTTGAGGGTTCGAACTTATCCACAGATGTGTATAAGTTTTGTGGAGAATTTCCTTACTTAAAATCGAATCCAAAGGCCTTTCTAAAGGTCGAACGCGCAGGATGGTTGACTGCGCAGCAGCTGGGCGCCTATCTATTGGAGGCCGCTCGCGAACGCGGCACGCGAACGCTGAGAGACAGGGCGGTCTCAATTGATGGGCGCCAGTGCAGACTGGAAAGCGGACAGGAGATCCAGTTCGATCGCTTCGTCAATGCGGCGGGTTCAAAATTTGTCGATGTGTGTAAATTCGTCGACCAAAACTATGACATAGAGCGCGAATGGCATCGCAAGTTTGCTATAAGGCATTCGGGCGTGCCAAGGGACGCGCCGCTGATCATCCTGGCGGACCCAATACGGCTCGATTGGTCGCAAGAGACCAAAATCGAACTACGCAACGACCCCAGAACGCGGCCATTGACTGAAACTTTACCGTCCGGCGCGCACTTCAGGCCAGAAGGCGACGATTGGCTCTTGCTGCTCTGGTCGATCGGCGTCGAGGTAGACGAGCAACTTCACTATGAGGCGACGTTGCGAGCCTGTTCAAGGCTTCTTCCAAGTCTCGAATCCTTGATCGAGCGCCCGCCCAAGCCGGTGATCGACGGCGGCTACTACGTGCAAGCGCTCGATAACAGACCCGTGCTCGGAGAGATCGAGCCTGGGTTTTACGCAATGGGCGCGTTTTCCGGCTATGGCATCATGGCGGCGTTGGGCGCAGCCGAGATCGTGGCGAACGATATGCTCGGTCTAGGCCACGACCTCGACTTCAGCCCAACGCGCTTGCCCGGGTTAAAGCCGGGCGGCGATCATGGTCAGCTCTAG
- a CDS encoding DUF1800 domain-containing protein, with translation MAITNQEKCAQLLRRFGLGAPQSEVDSAVSRGYSETVEAMLAFEKAPNEIDDEEILTILKGDQNAIRPQMVTTWWIYRMLLTKHPMQEKLALFWHNHFATSGSKVQQGQLLLQQIQMFQRIGATNFHDLVLEVSRDPAMLVWLDGVTSVKGRPNENYARELLELFTMGIGNYTEQDIKEAARAFTGWSIRRATGSFFYRADQFDTGEKTFLGKTGNWKGEDIVRMAVEHPATAKFIARKFAHWFISDNPDQKVIDALAKTLVDSKYDVKALIRRIAHSEAFADQKNHRAIIKNPIDFVIGTARTIGMGERLRQNQLSDAAGQRVAIAYLRLVGNILRKMGMAPLYPPSVAGWDGGTAWISSGTMLERMRFADTVMGQAANRQRPLASQPPLYQLMAEARSLEEVVEKLQTGMDVKFGAETKTRMLGFLTEKGGLSGLTPRNPTAMNGLLKIVFASPEYQFA, from the coding sequence ATGGCGATAACTAATCAAGAGAAGTGCGCCCAACTCCTGAGGCGATTTGGCCTGGGAGCCCCACAGTCGGAGGTCGATTCTGCCGTCTCGCGCGGTTACTCCGAGACGGTCGAAGCGATGCTTGCCTTCGAAAAGGCCCCGAACGAGATCGACGACGAGGAGATTCTAACGATCCTTAAGGGGGATCAGAACGCCATACGGCCTCAGATGGTAACCACTTGGTGGATCTATCGTATGCTCCTGACCAAGCACCCCATGCAGGAGAAACTCGCGCTTTTCTGGCACAATCACTTCGCCACTTCCGGTTCCAAGGTTCAGCAAGGCCAGCTCTTGCTCCAACAGATCCAAATGTTCCAGCGGATCGGGGCGACCAACTTTCACGATCTCGTGCTAGAAGTCAGCCGCGACCCCGCCATGCTGGTCTGGCTGGACGGCGTTACCAGCGTCAAAGGCCGTCCGAACGAAAACTATGCTCGTGAACTGCTCGAACTCTTCACCATGGGCATCGGCAACTACACCGAGCAAGACATCAAAGAAGCCGCAAGAGCCTTTACCGGATGGAGCATTCGTCGCGCTACCGGCTCATTCTTCTATCGAGCAGACCAGTTCGATACGGGCGAGAAAACCTTCTTGGGCAAGACAGGAAACTGGAAGGGCGAGGACATCGTTCGCATGGCGGTCGAGCATCCCGCAACGGCCAAGTTCATCGCCCGCAAGTTCGCCCACTGGTTCATCTCCGACAATCCCGATCAGAAGGTGATTGACGCGCTGGCCAAGACCCTCGTCGATTCCAAATACGACGTCAAGGCCTTGATCCGTCGCATCGCCCATTCCGAAGCCTTCGCCGACCAAAAGAACCATCGAGCGATCATCAAGAACCCGATCGACTTTGTCATCGGCACTGCCCGCACCATTGGCATGGGAGAGCGGCTGAGGCAGAATCAACTGAGCGACGCTGCTGGCCAGAGAGTCGCTATCGCCTACCTCCGGTTGGTCGGCAACATTCTGCGCAAGATGGGCATGGCGCCGCTCTATCCGCCATCGGTCGCGGGATGGGACGGCGGGACCGCCTGGATCAGCAGCGGTACGATGCTCGAACGAATGCGGTTTGCCGATACCGTCATGGGGCAGGCGGCCAATCGACAAAGACCCCTGGCCAGCCAGCCGCCGCTCTATCAATTGATGGCCGAGGCGCGCTCTTTGGAAGAGGTTGTGGAGAAACTCCAAACCGGAATGGACGTGAAGTTTGGAGCCGAAACCAAAACAAGAATGTTAGGCTTTCTGACCGAGAAAGGAGGGCTTTCCGGTCTGACGCCGCGCAATCCGACCGCCATGAACGGATTGCTCAAAATCGTGTTCGCATCGCCCGAGTACCAGTTCGCCTAA